The Chlorocebus sabaeus isolate Y175 chromosome 6, mChlSab1.0.hap1, whole genome shotgun sequence genome has a segment encoding these proteins:
- the LYPD5 gene encoding ly6/PLAUR domain-containing protein 5 isoform X2 — protein MAMGVPRVILLCLFGAALCLTGSQGLQCYSFEHTYFGPFDLRAMKLPSISCPHECFEAILSLDTGYRAPVTLVRKGCWTGPPAGQTQSNPDALPPDYSVVRGCTTDKCNAHLMTHDALPNLSQAPEPPTLSGAECYACIGVHQDDCAISKSRRVQCHQDQTACFQGNGRMTVGNFSVPVYIRTCHRPSCTTEGTTSPWTAIDLQGSCCEGHLCNRKSMIQPFNSALATTSPRAVQVLALLLPVLLLVGLS, from the exons ATGGCAATGGGGGTCCCCAGAGTCATTCTCCTCTGCCTCTTTGGGGCTGCACTCTGCCTGACAG GGTCCCAAGGCCTACAGTGCTACAGTTTTGAGCACACCTACTTTGGCCCATTTGACCTCAGGGCCATGAAGCTGCCCAGCATCTCCTGTCCTCACGAGTGTTTTGAGGCTATCCTGTCTCTGGACACCG GGTATCGCGCGCCGGTGACCCTGGTGCGGAAGGGCTGCTGGACCGGGCCGCCTGCCGGCCAGACGCAATCGAACCCCGACGCGCTGCCGCCAGACTACTCGGTGGTGCGCGGCTGCACAACTGATAAGTGCAACGCCCACCTCATGACTCATGACGCCCTCCCCAACCTGAGCCAAG CACCCGAACCACCGACGCTCAGCGGCGCCGAGTGCTACGCCTGTATTGGGGTCCATCAGGATGACTGCGCTATCAGCAAGTCCCGTAGGGTCCAGTGTCACCAGGACCAGACCGCCTGCTTCCAGGGCAATGGCAGAATGACAGTCG GCAATTTCTCAGTCCCTGTGTACATCAGAACCTGCCACCGGCCCTCCTGCACCACTGAGGGCACCACCAGCCCCTGGACAGCCATCGACCTCCAGGGCTCCTGCTGTGAGGGGCACCTCTGCAACAGGAAATCCATGATCCAGCCCTTCAACAGTGCTTTGGCCACCACCTCTCCCCGAGCAGTACAGGTCCTGGCCCTGCTCCTCCCGGTCCTCCTGCTGGTGGGGCTCTCATAG
- the LYPD5 gene encoding ly6/PLAUR domain-containing protein 5 isoform X1 → MKLPSISCPHECFEAILSLDTGYRAPVTLVRKGCWTGPPAGQTQSNPDALPPDYSVVRGCTTDKCNAHLMTHDALPNLSQAPEPPTLSGAECYACIGVHQDDCAISKSRRVQCHQDQTACFQGNGRMTVGNFSVPVYIRTCHRPSCTTEGTTSPWTAIDLQGSCCEGHLCNRKSMIQPFNSALATTSPRAVQVLALLLPVLLLVGLS, encoded by the exons ATGAAGCTGCCCAGCATCTCCTGTCCTCACGAGTGTTTTGAGGCTATCCTGTCTCTGGACACCG GGTATCGCGCGCCGGTGACCCTGGTGCGGAAGGGCTGCTGGACCGGGCCGCCTGCCGGCCAGACGCAATCGAACCCCGACGCGCTGCCGCCAGACTACTCGGTGGTGCGCGGCTGCACAACTGATAAGTGCAACGCCCACCTCATGACTCATGACGCCCTCCCCAACCTGAGCCAAG CACCCGAACCACCGACGCTCAGCGGCGCCGAGTGCTACGCCTGTATTGGGGTCCATCAGGATGACTGCGCTATCAGCAAGTCCCGTAGGGTCCAGTGTCACCAGGACCAGACCGCCTGCTTCCAGGGCAATGGCAGAATGACAGTCG GCAATTTCTCAGTCCCTGTGTACATCAGAACCTGCCACCGGCCCTCCTGCACCACTGAGGGCACCACCAGCCCCTGGACAGCCATCGACCTCCAGGGCTCCTGCTGTGAGGGGCACCTCTGCAACAGGAAATCCATGATCCAGCCCTTCAACAGTGCTTTGGCCACCACCTCTCCCCGAGCAGTACAGGTCCTGGCCCTGCTCCTCCCGGTCCTCCTGCTGGTGGGGCTCTCATAG